DNA sequence from the Gammaproteobacteria bacterium genome:
ATGCGCGAAGACGGGTACGAGACCATCATGGTCAACTGCAACCCCGAGACCGTATCCACCGACTACGACACCTCGGACCGGCTGTACTTCGAGCCGCTCACCCTGGAGGACGTGCTCGAGGTCGTGCGGGTCGAAAAACCGACCGGCGTGATCGTGCAGTACGGCGGTCAGACTCCGCTCAAGCTGGCACGCGATCTGGAAAAGGCCGGCGTGCCGATCATCGGCACCACACCGGATTCCATCGATCTGGCGGAGGACCGCGAGCGCTTCCAGACTCTGATCAACAAGCTCGGCCTGAAGCAGCCGCCCAACCGCACCGCGCGCACCGAGGACCAGGCCATCCTGGCCGCCGAGGAGATCGGCTATCCGGTGGTGGTGCGTCCCTCCTACGTGCTCGGCGGGCGCGCGATGGAGATCGTCTACAACGTCGACGACCTGCGCCGCTACATGCACGAGGCGGTTCAGGTTTCCAACGACGCCCCGGTGCTGCTCGACCGGTTCCTGGACGACGCCGTCGAGGTCGATGTCGATGCGATATGCGACGGTGAGGCGGTCATGATCGGCGGTATCATGCAGCACATCGAACAGGCGGGCGTGCATTCGGGCGACTCGGCCTGCTCCCTGCCGCCGTATTCCCTCAGCGAACCGGTGCAGCAGGAACTCGGCGAACAGATGCGCAAGCTCGCCAAGGGGCTGGGCGTGGTGGGGCTGATGAACACCCAGTTCGCCATTCAGGGTGAGGACATCTACGTGCTGGAGGTTAATCCACGCGCCTCACGCACGGTGCCGTTCGTCTCCAAGAGCGTCGGCATTCCGCTGGCCAAGGTCGCGGCCCGCTGCATGGTCGGCAAGACGCTTGCCGAACAGGCAATTTCCGAACCGCATCCCCGTGACTATTATTCGGTCAAGGAGGCGGTATTCCCGTTTATCAAGTTCCCGGGCGTCGATCCTTTGCTCGGTCCGGAAATGAAGTCCACGGGCGAGGTGATGGGCGTCGGCCGGGAGTTCGCCGAGGCCTATGCCAAGTCCCAGGTCGCGGCCGGGGTCAAACTGCCCAGCAGCGGCCGCGCGTTCATCAGCGTGCGCGACGTCGACAAATCCGGCATCGTCGAGGTGGTGCGCATACTGGAAGATCTCGGTTTCGACATCGTCGCGACGCGGGGGACCGCCGCGGTTCTGGAGGCCGGCGGCGTGACCTGCCAGAGTGTCAACAAGGTGACCGAAGGCCGTCCCCATATCGTGGATATGATCAAGAACGACGAGATCGATCTCATCATCAATACGACGGAAGGCAAACAGGCGATTGCGGATTCGTTCACCATCCGCAGAGAGGCCGTACAGCACTCGGTCGCCTATACCACGACGCTTGCGGGCGCGAGCGCCATGGCCCAGGCGATTCGTTTCCTTGAATCGGAAAACGTGTATCGCCTGCAGGACCTGCATCAGGAGGTGCTTGGATGAACAAGGTGCCATTGACTGTCCGCGGTGCGGAAAAACTGAAGGCGGAGCTGCACAAACTGAAGACCGTCGATCGTCCGCGCGTGATCGAGGCCATCGCCGAGGCGCGTGCGCACGGCGACCTGAAGGAAAATGCCGAATACCACGCTGCGCGTGAACAGCAGGGCTTCATCGAAGGCCGCATCAAGGAGATCGAAGCCAAGCTGTCCAACGCCCAGATCATCGACGTCACCACCATGAACCCCAACGGCAAGGTCATCTTCGGAGCGACCGTGCTGCTTGCGGACGAAGAGGGCGGAAACGAGGTGACCTACCAGATCGTGGGCGAGGACGAGGCGGACATCAAGGCCGGCCTGATTTCGATTACCTCCCCGATCGCCCGTGCGCTGATCGGCAAGGAGGAAGGCGATGTGGCCACCGTCGTCGCCCCCGGCGGTGAAAGGAACTACGAGATCGTCGAGGTGCGCTACGTCTAAAGCCTGTTAAAAGGGGCGTTATTGAAGCCGTTCAAGGGAACTGCACCACCGGTTTCTCGGGATTGCGGCGGAAGAACAGCCCCATGTTGCCGACCCGCTGGATGAGCTCGGCGCCGGTGGATGCCGCGATTTCCTGTAGCAGGGCGTCGCGCACCTTGCGGTCGCCCACGCTCACCTTCACCTTGATCAGTTCATGATGCGCCAGCGCCTGTTCGAGTTCCTGCCGTACGCTGTCCTTGAGTCCCTGTCCGGCGACCATGACCACGGGCCGAAGGTCGTGGCCGAGGGTGCGCAGGTGCTTACGGCGCTTTTCATCCAGTTTCATCGATTCGGATTCCCCATAAACAGTGTGTGAAAGTGCTTGTCCCCGAGGGGGCGCACATTATTGATCATGGCTAGGAGTAAGAGTAGTCGCCGTTGGCTTGACGAACACTTCAAAGACGAGTTCGTCAAACGCGCGCAGCGTGAAGGGCTTCGCTCGCGTGCGGCCTTCAAACTCGAGGAGATCCAGGCACGGGATCATCTGATCCGGCCGGGCATGACGGTGGTGGACCTCGGCGCCGCGCCGGGCGGCTGGAGTCAGCTGGCGGCGCGCTGGGTGGGGCGCAACGGCACCGTCATTGCCACCGACATCCTGCCCATGGATTCGTTGCCGGGCGTCGAGTTCGTGCAGGGGGATTTCCGTGAACAGGCGGTGCTGGACCGCCTCCTGGCCGTGATCGGCGACGGCAAGGCGGACCTTGTAATCTCGGACATGGCCCCCAATATGAGTGGGATGGAGGCGGTGGATCAGCCGCGGGCCATGTATCTGGCCGAATTGGCGGTGGAGATGGCGCGTGAGGTACTCAAGCCCGGTGGCGGTCTGCTGCTCAAGCTTTTTCAGGGCGAGGGTTCGGAGGCGCTGCTGGCCGAGATCCGGCGGTTGTTCGAGCAGGTGAAGATCCGCAAACCCAAGGCTTCCAGGCCGCGGTCGCGCGAGGTCTACGTCCTAGCGCAGGGTTTGAAAGTATTGTAACGTGGCCACTATACGTGTGCTGTATGGCGCCTGACAAAGAGGCGACGAGAGGTAGCTGTGAACGATTTGGCAAAAAACCTTATTCTCTGGGCGGTCATCGCCATCGTGCTGATGACTGTCTTCAACAACTTCAGCCCGCAACATTCGTCGCCTCAGGGAATGTCATATTCGACGTTCATCAGCGATGTCCGTAACGGCAACGTCAAGAGCGTCTACATCGAAGGCAACAGCATCGACGGCGTGACGGTCAACGGCGAGAAGTTCACCACCTACAGCCCCAACGATCCCGGGCTGATCGGTGATCTGCTCAAGAACAACGTGACCATCCACGCGGCGCCGCCCAAGAAACGTTCCATCTTCTGGGATCTGGTCATCAGCTGGTTCCCCTTCATCCTCATCATCGGCCTGTGGATCTACATCATGCGCCAGATGCAGGGCGGCGGAGGCGGCCGGGGCGCCATGTCCTTCGGCAAGAGCCGCGCCCGGATGATGAGCGAGGACCAGGTCAAGGTGAACTTCACCGACGTGGCCGGCTGCGACGAAGCCAAGGACGAAGTGGCCGAATTGGTCGAATTCCTGCGTGATCCAGGCAAGTTCCAGAAACTTGGCGGCAAGATCCCGCGCGGTGTTCTCATGGTGGGCTCCCCCGGTACCGGTAAGACCCTGCTCGCCAAGGCCATTGCGGGTGAGGCCAAGGTGCCGTTCTTCAGCATTTCCGGTTCCGACTTCGTCGAGATGTTTGTCGGCGTCGGCGCCTCGCGCGTGCGCGACATGTTCGAGACCGCGAAGAAACACGCTCCCTGCATCATCTTCATCGACGAGATCGATGCGGTGGGCCGTCAGCGCGGCGCCGGTCTCGGTGGCGGGCATGACGAGCGCGAGCAGACCCTGAACCAGCTGCTGGTCGAGATGGACGGCTTCGAAGGTTCCGAGGGCATTATCGTGATCGCCGCGACCAACCGTCCGGACGTGCTCGACCCCGCGCTGCTGCGCCCCGGCCGCTTCGACCGGCAGGTGGTCGTGCCGCTGCCCGACGTGCGCGGCCGCGAGCAGATCCTCAAGGTGCACATGCGCAAGGTCCCGATCGGCGACAATGTGCGTCCCGACCTGATCGCGCGCGGCACCCCCGGCTTTTCGGGGGCCGATCTGGCCAACCTGGTCAACGAGGCCGCCCTGTTCGCGGCACGCGCCAACAAGCGCACCGTGACCATGGAGGATTTCGAGCGCGCCAAGGACAAGATCATGATGGGCGCCGAGCGCAAGTCCATGGTGATGAGCGAAGAGGAAAAGAAGCTCACCGCCTATCACGAGGCGGGCCACGCCATCGTCGGCCGCCTGGTGCCCGATCACGATCCGGTCTACAAGGTCAGCATCATCCCGCGCGGACGCGCCTTGGGCGTGACCATGTTCCTGCCTGAGGACGACCGTTACAGCCACAGCAAGCAGCGCCTGGAAAGCCAGGTCTCCTCGCTGTTCGGCGGGCGTATCGCCGAGGTGCTGATCTTCGGTCCCGACAAGGTCACTACCGGGGCCTCGAACGACATCGAACGCGCCACCGACATCGCCCGCAACATGGTGACCCGCTGGGGCCTGTCAGATCGCCTGGGCCCGCTGGCCTACAGCGAAGACGAGGGCGAGGTGTTTCTCGGCCGCTCCGTGACCCAGCACAAGCACATGTCGGATGAAACCGCTCACGCGATCGACGAGGAGATCCGCCACGTGATCGACCGCAACTACCAGCGGGCGGAGAAAATCCTCACGGATAACATGGAAAAGCTTCATACCATGGCGCAGGCCCTGATGAAGTACGAGACCATCGATTCCGATCAGATCGACGACATCATGGCCGGCAAGCAGCCGCGTCCGCCGGCCGACTGGCATGATGATGATTCATCCAGCCAGGGCGGCAATCCGGTGATCGGCAGCGGCGACGTCAAGCCGGGCGATAAGCCGATCGGCGGACCGGCCAGCCAGCACTGAGCGGTTGTCGGCTTCAACCGGGCGCGGGCCTTAATGGCCCGCGCCCTTTTTGTTTGCGACGGGTAAAATCCGGTTCCGGCGTATGATTCCCGACCGTTTTCGAAGAGGTGCCCCGTTCCGTGACTGCGCTTGTCTGTGCCCATCGAACGATTCCGCTTGATCGCCCCCTGGTGATGGGGATTCTGAACGTGACGCCCGATTCCTTCTCGGACGGCGGACGTTACCTCGATCCGGATGCCGCCCTGGCCCAGGCCCGCCGCCTGGTCGAGGAGGGGGCGGATATGCTGGATGTGGGCGGTGAATCCACCCGGCCCGGTGCCGCGGCCGTGGACGCGGCAAGCGAGGTGCAACGGGTGATACCCGTCGTTCAGGCGCTGCGCGAGGCGTTTGATGTGCCCATCTCCGTCGATACCAGCAAGCCGGAAGTGATGCGCGAGGCCGTGGCTGCGGGGGCGGACCTGATCAACGATGTGCGCGCCCTGCGCGAGCCGGGGGCCCTGGAAGCGGCGCTCGCCAGCGGGGCGGCCGTCTGTCTCATGCACATGCTCGGTGAACCCCGCACCATGCAGCAGGCGCCGCACTACGGCGACGTGGTGGGCGAAGTCCGGGATTTTCTGGCCGTTCAGATGCAGGCCTGCCTGGATGCCGGCCTGCCGACCGAGCGCCTGCTGGTCGATCCGGGGTTCGGATTCGGCAAGACCCTGGCGCATAATCTCTCCCTTTTGAAACACCTGGATCGCCTGGGCGACCTGGGAGCGCCGTTGCTGGTCGGCATGTCCCGCAAGACCATGATCGGCCAGATCCTGGACCTCCCGGTGGAGGAACGGCAGACCGGCAGTATCGCCGCGGCGCTGTTCGCGGCGGAAAAAGGGGCGGCCATTCTGCGCGTGCACGATGTGAGGCCCACCGTCGAGGCATTGCAGGTCCTGCAGGCCGTCCAGGCAGCGGAGTAATACATGAGTAGACGCTATTTCGGAACCGACGGGGTCAGAGGACGCACCGGCAGGGCGCCGATGACGGCGGATTTCGTGCTCAAGCTGGGTTGGGCCGCGGGCAGGGTATTGTCCGCGGACGGCCATCCTCTGGCCGTGATCGGCAAGGACACGCGGATTTCCGGCTATATGTTCGAGTCGGCCCTGCAGGCGGGGCTGTCCGCCGCGGGCGTCGACGTGCGCCTGCTGGGGCCCATGCCCACCCCGGCCGTGGCCTATCTGACCCGCACGCTGCGCGCCTCGGTGGGTATCGTGATCAGCGCCTCGCACAACCCTTATTACGACAACGGCATCAAGTTCTTCTCCGCCGCGGGGACCAAGCTCCCGGACGACGTGGAGCGCTCCATCGAAGCGGAAATGGCGCAGCCGATGGAAACCGTCGATTCGGCCGAACTCGGCAAGGCGGAGCGCGTGGTCGATGCCGCAGGCCGTTATATCGAGTACTGCAAGGCCAGTCTTCCCTCCGGGACCGTCCTGCACGGACTGCGCATCGTGGTCGATTGCGCACACGGCGCCACCTACCACGTGGCACCGGACGTGTTCGAGGAGCTGGGCGCCGAAGTGCTGCGCATGGGCGACGAGCCCAACGGTCTGAACATCAACGACGGGTGCGGGGCCACCGCGCCTCAGGCGTTGTGTGACGCCGTATTGCGCCATCAGGCCGATCTGGGCATCGCCCTGGACGGCGACGGCGACCGGCTGATCATGGTCGATCACCGGGGCGAGGTGGTGGACGGTGACGAACTCCTGGGCATTATCGCCCGCCATCGCCATGCCGAGGGGACGCTGGAGGGCGGGGTGGTCGGCACCCAGATGACCAATCTCGGCCTGGAGCAGCTGCTCGGGCGGCTCGGTATTCCGTTTTGCCGCGCCGCCGTGGGGGACCGCTACGTCATGGAGTTGCTGCAGGCGGAGGGCTGGCGCCTGGGTGGGGAGTCTTCGGGGCACATCATCTGCCTGGATCGTACTACCACCGGCGACGGGGTCATTTCGGCGCTCCTGGTGTTACAGGCTATCCTGGCCAGTGAGCAGAGCCTGCACTCCCTCAAGAAGGCCATGCATAAATATCCGCAAACCCTCGTCAACGTACCCGTCGAGCAGACCGTCGATCTCGAGGGTTCGCCCCTGATCCGCCAGGCCGTGGCCGACGTGGAACGCAGCCTGAACGGCAGCGGCCGCGTCCTGTTGCGCGCTTCGGGAACGGAACCCCTGGTTCGCGTCATGGTGGAAGGCGATGACACCGAGGCGGTCAAGGGGTACGCCCGCCAGATTGCCGAGGCTGTTCAGGCTTCGGCCAGCGGTGTCTGAGGCGGAAATTGCAAATTGATTTATCTGAAACCGGGCTGTAAGCTTGCGCGCTTTGTTTCACAACGAGGCAGGTAAGGCATGCGTCAATCTCTGGTTGCCGGAAACTGGAAACTGAATGGCTCGAAAACGAGTATCAGCACCCTCATCGAGGGAATCCTGTCCGGAATGCCAGAGGTCGGTGACGCAGGTGTAGCGGTCTGCCCGCCTTTTGTTTACCTGCCCATGGTCCAGGACATGCTGGCGGACAGCCCGGTCGGTCTTGGTGCCCAGGATCTCTGTGCCGAGGACGGCGGCGCCTTCACCGGCGAGGTTTCCGGACCGATGCTCAAGGAGTTCGGTTCCACATATGCGATTGTGGGGCATTCCGAGCGCCGCAGCCTGTACGGGGAAGATGACCACCTCGTGGCGCGCAAGTTCCTCGCGGCACAGCGTAACGGCCTCACGCCGATTCTCTGCGTTGGTGAACTGCTGGAAGAGCGTGAAGTCGGAAAAACTGAGGAGGTCGTGGGACGCCAGCTGGATGCGGTGCTGGAAGCCGCCGGTGCGGAGGCCTTCCGCGATGCGGTGATCGCCTACGAACCGGTATGGGCGATCGGTACCGGCAAGACCGCGACGCCTGAGCAGGCTCAGGAGGTTCACGCCTTTATCCGGGGCCGTATCGCCGCGCTGGATGCCGCGGTGGCCGAGAATATCTGCATCCAGTACGGCGGCAGCGTGAAGGCGGCGAACGCTGCCGAGTTGTTTGCCATGCCTGATATCGATGGCGGCCTGATCGGTGGCGCGTCGCTGCAGGCCGACGAATTCCTCGCGATCTGCAAGGCCGCGAGTTAAATACGGATATCTTTTATGTTGCTTTACAGCATATTGATTGTGGTTCAGGTGGTCGTCGCTGCGGCGCTGATCGTGCTCGTGCTTTTGCAGCACGGCAAGGGCGCCGATGCCGGCGCAGCCTTCGGAAGCGGGGCTTCTGGCACGGTGTTCGGCTCGCAGGGTTCGGCGAATTTCCTGAGCCGTGCGACGGCTGTTCTGGCGGCCGTATTCTTTATTAACAGTCTTGTACTGACTTATATCGCCGGACACGCCTCGCAGCCCAGCGACAGCAGCGTGGTGGTCAAAGAGGCCGCGCAGCAGTCCGACAAGAAACAGCCTGTGGGTGCCGAGCAGAAGAAGCAGGCGCCCGCCAAACCGGCGCCGACAGCGCCGGGCGATGTGCCTCAGTAAGGTACAGCATGAAATCGCCGACGTGGTGGAATTGGTAGACACGCTATCTTGAGGGGGTAGTGGCGAAAGCCGTGACGGTTCGACTCCGTCCGTCGGCACCATACTTATCCGGAACCAGGTAGGTATCCGGTCAAGACGGCATGTCCGTCTGATGAATATAAGGGAAAGGGCCTATTCAAGTCCGGCCGGCTTGCCGGCGGAGACTCGGGTAGAGCGATAAGAATCTGACTGTGGCTATACGCTGCAATTCGCGTCCTGCAGTTTGGGCGCGGGGAGTAACAGAGAATGCTGCAAGGTTATCTGCCAATCCTGGTATTTGTCGCCATTGGTCTAATCGCCGGCATTGCCATTTTGACGCTGGGTTCCATTCTGGGGCCGCGCCGACCCGACGCCGCCAAGGACTCTCCTTACGAATGCGGCTTCGAGGCCTTCGAGGATTCGCGCATGAAGTTCGACGTGCGTTATTACCTCGTCGCCATTCTGTTTATCATCTTTGATCTCGAGATCGCCTTTCTGTTCCCCTGGGCCGTCGTGCTCGACAAGATCGGTTTGTTCGGTCTGCTCGCCATGGCCATGTTCCTCGGCATCCTCGTGATTGGCTTTATCTACGAATGGAAGAAGGGGGCGCTGGAATGGGAATAGAAGGCAAATTCGACAAGGGGTTCGTCACCACCACGGCCGATAAGCTCATTAATTGGGCGCGTACCGGCTCGATGTGGCCCATGACGTTCGGGCTTGCCTGTTGCGCGGTCGAGATGATGCACGCCGGCGCCGCCCGTTATGACCTCGACCGTTTCGGGATCATGTTCCGGCCCAGCCCCCGCCAGTCCGATGTGATGATCGTGGCCGGCACCCTGGTCAACAAGATGGCGCCCGCGCTGCGCAAGGTTTACGACCAGATGGCCGAGCCCCGCTGGGTGATCTCCATGGGTTCTTGTGCGAACGGCGGCGGTTACTACCACTATTCCTATGCGGTGGTGCGCGGCTGCGACCGTATTGTCCCGGTGGACGTCTACGTCCCGGGTTGTCCCCCGACGGCGGAGGCTCTGCTTTACGGCATTCTGCAATTGCAGAACAAGATCCGTCGTACCAACACCATCGCCCGTTGAGGCAGTGAGGGCTGAAGATGTCGGATCTGCAATCCTTTGCCGCGCAGCTTGAAAAACACTTTGGCGATCGTATCAGCGGTGCGACGCTGGCCGTGGGCGAAGTCACGCTGACAGTGCCCGCGCAGAATCTGCACGAGGTCGCAACCGCGCTGCGCGACGAGTTCGCCTTTGAGATTCTGATCGATGTCGCCGGTGTCGATTATTTCACCTACGGTGTGACGGAATGGTCCACCGACGGCGCCACCAGCGAGGGTTTCTCGCGCGGGGTCGAAAAGGCCACGTTCGGGCGTTTCACTTTTCAAGATGCGCCGCCGCTCGGCAAGCACGAAGGGCCGCGTTTCGCGGCCGTCTATCATCTGTTGTCGCTGGCCGAAAACCGCCGGCTCCGGCTCAAGGTCTTTTGTCCGGACGACGAGATGCCAATGGTGGATTCCGTCGTCGACGTTTGGAGCAGCGCCAACTGGTACGAGCGCGAGGCGTTCGATCTGTACGGCATTGTTTTCAACGGCCACCCGGACCTGCGTCGACTGCTGACCGACTACGGCTTCGTCGGTCATCCGTTCCGCAAGGACTTCCCGTTGGTCGGTCATGTCGAGATGCGCTACGACCCCGAACAGCAGCGCGTGGTGTACCAGCCTGTCTCCATCGAGCCGCGCGTTCTCGTTCCCAAGGTGATCCGACACGATCATCGCTACCTCCATCCCGAAACGGAGGAGGGCAAGTCCAATGCCTGAGATTCGTAACTACACCCTGAATTTCGGACCGCAGCATCCGTCCGCGCACGGCGTGTTGCGTCTGGTGCTGGAGTTGGATGGCGAGGTTATCCAGCGCGCCGACCCGCACATCGGCCTGTTGCACCGGGGCACCGAAAAGCTTGCCGAGAGCAAGCCGTACAACCAG
Encoded proteins:
- the carB gene encoding carbamoyl-phosphate synthase large subunit, with amino-acid sequence MREDGYETIMVNCNPETVSTDYDTSDRLYFEPLTLEDVLEVVRVEKPTGVIVQYGGQTPLKLARDLEKAGVPIIGTTPDSIDLAEDRERFQTLINKLGLKQPPNRTARTEDQAILAAEEIGYPVVVRPSYVLGGRAMEIVYNVDDLRRYMHEAVQVSNDAPVLLDRFLDDAVEVDVDAICDGEAVMIGGIMQHIEQAGVHSGDSACSLPPYSLSEPVQQELGEQMRKLAKGLGVVGLMNTQFAIQGEDIYVLEVNPRASRTVPFVSKSVGIPLAKVAARCMVGKTLAEQAISEPHPRDYYSVKEAVFPFIKFPGVDPLLGPEMKSTGEVMGVGREFAEAYAKSQVAAGVKLPSSGRAFISVRDVDKSGIVEVVRILEDLGFDIVATRGTAAVLEAGGVTCQSVNKVTEGRPHIVDMIKNDEIDLIINTTEGKQAIADSFTIRREAVQHSVAYTTTLAGASAMAQAIRFLESENVYRLQDLHQEVLG
- the greA gene encoding transcription elongation factor GreA, which encodes MNKVPLTVRGAEKLKAELHKLKTVDRPRVIEAIAEARAHGDLKENAEYHAAREQQGFIEGRIKEIEAKLSNAQIIDVTTMNPNGKVIFGATVLLADEEGGNEVTYQIVGEDEADIKAGLISITSPIARALIGKEEGDVATVVAPGGERNYEIVEVRYV
- a CDS encoding YhbY family RNA-binding protein, which gives rise to MKLDEKRRKHLRTLGHDLRPVVMVAGQGLKDSVRQELEQALAHHELIKVKVSVGDRKVRDALLQEIAASTGAELIQRVGNMGLFFRRNPEKPVVQFP
- the rlmE gene encoding 23S rRNA (uridine(2552)-2'-O)-methyltransferase RlmE, encoding MARSKSSRRWLDEHFKDEFVKRAQREGLRSRAAFKLEEIQARDHLIRPGMTVVDLGAAPGGWSQLAARWVGRNGTVIATDILPMDSLPGVEFVQGDFREQAVLDRLLAVIGDGKADLVISDMAPNMSGMEAVDQPRAMYLAELAVEMAREVLKPGGGLLLKLFQGEGSEALLAEIRRLFEQVKIRKPKASRPRSREVYVLAQGLKVL
- the ftsH gene encoding ATP-dependent zinc metalloprotease FtsH, giving the protein MNDLAKNLILWAVIAIVLMTVFNNFSPQHSSPQGMSYSTFISDVRNGNVKSVYIEGNSIDGVTVNGEKFTTYSPNDPGLIGDLLKNNVTIHAAPPKKRSIFWDLVISWFPFILIIGLWIYIMRQMQGGGGGRGAMSFGKSRARMMSEDQVKVNFTDVAGCDEAKDEVAELVEFLRDPGKFQKLGGKIPRGVLMVGSPGTGKTLLAKAIAGEAKVPFFSISGSDFVEMFVGVGASRVRDMFETAKKHAPCIIFIDEIDAVGRQRGAGLGGGHDEREQTLNQLLVEMDGFEGSEGIIVIAATNRPDVLDPALLRPGRFDRQVVVPLPDVRGREQILKVHMRKVPIGDNVRPDLIARGTPGFSGADLANLVNEAALFAARANKRTVTMEDFERAKDKIMMGAERKSMVMSEEEKKLTAYHEAGHAIVGRLVPDHDPVYKVSIIPRGRALGVTMFLPEDDRYSHSKQRLESQVSSLFGGRIAEVLIFGPDKVTTGASNDIERATDIARNMVTRWGLSDRLGPLAYSEDEGEVFLGRSVTQHKHMSDETAHAIDEEIRHVIDRNYQRAEKILTDNMEKLHTMAQALMKYETIDSDQIDDIMAGKQPRPPADWHDDDSSSQGGNPVIGSGDVKPGDKPIGGPASQH
- the folP gene encoding dihydropteroate synthase, translating into MGILNVTPDSFSDGGRYLDPDAALAQARRLVEEGADMLDVGGESTRPGAAAVDAASEVQRVIPVVQALREAFDVPISVDTSKPEVMREAVAAGADLINDVRALREPGALEAALASGAAVCLMHMLGEPRTMQQAPHYGDVVGEVRDFLAVQMQACLDAGLPTERLLVDPGFGFGKTLAHNLSLLKHLDRLGDLGAPLLVGMSRKTMIGQILDLPVEERQTGSIAAALFAAEKGAAILRVHDVRPTVEALQVLQAVQAAE
- the glmM gene encoding phosphoglucosamine mutase, giving the protein MSRRYFGTDGVRGRTGRAPMTADFVLKLGWAAGRVLSADGHPLAVIGKDTRISGYMFESALQAGLSAAGVDVRLLGPMPTPAVAYLTRTLRASVGIVISASHNPYYDNGIKFFSAAGTKLPDDVERSIEAEMAQPMETVDSAELGKAERVVDAAGRYIEYCKASLPSGTVLHGLRIVVDCAHGATYHVAPDVFEELGAEVLRMGDEPNGLNINDGCGATAPQALCDAVLRHQADLGIALDGDGDRLIMVDHRGEVVDGDELLGIIARHRHAEGTLEGGVVGTQMTNLGLEQLLGRLGIPFCRAAVGDRYVMELLQAEGWRLGGESSGHIICLDRTTTGDGVISALLVLQAILASEQSLHSLKKAMHKYPQTLVNVPVEQTVDLEGSPLIRQAVADVERSLNGSGRVLLRASGTEPLVRVMVEGDDTEAVKGYARQIAEAVQASASGV
- the tpiA gene encoding triose-phosphate isomerase, with protein sequence MRQSLVAGNWKLNGSKTSISTLIEGILSGMPEVGDAGVAVCPPFVYLPMVQDMLADSPVGLGAQDLCAEDGGAFTGEVSGPMLKEFGSTYAIVGHSERRSLYGEDDHLVARKFLAAQRNGLTPILCVGELLEEREVGKTEEVVGRQLDAVLEAAGAEAFRDAVIAYEPVWAIGTGKTATPEQAQEVHAFIRGRIAALDAAVAENICIQYGGSVKAANAAELFAMPDIDGGLIGGASLQADEFLAICKAAS
- the secG gene encoding preprotein translocase subunit SecG; the encoded protein is MLYSILIVVQVVVAAALIVLVLLQHGKGADAGAAFGSGASGTVFGSQGSANFLSRATAVLAAVFFINSLVLTYIAGHASQPSDSSVVVKEAAQQSDKKQPVGAEQKKQAPAKPAPTAPGDVPQ
- a CDS encoding NADH-quinone oxidoreductase subunit A: MLQGYLPILVFVAIGLIAGIAILTLGSILGPRRPDAAKDSPYECGFEAFEDSRMKFDVRYYLVAILFIIFDLEIAFLFPWAVVLDKIGLFGLLAMAMFLGILVIGFIYEWKKGALEWE
- a CDS encoding NADH-quinone oxidoreductase subunit B, coding for MGIEGKFDKGFVTTTADKLINWARTGSMWPMTFGLACCAVEMMHAGAARYDLDRFGIMFRPSPRQSDVMIVAGTLVNKMAPALRKVYDQMAEPRWVISMGSCANGGGYYHYSYAVVRGCDRIVPVDVYVPGCPPTAEALLYGILQLQNKIRRTNTIAR
- a CDS encoding NADH-quinone oxidoreductase subunit C, with translation MSDLQSFAAQLEKHFGDRISGATLAVGEVTLTVPAQNLHEVATALRDEFAFEILIDVAGVDYFTYGVTEWSTDGATSEGFSRGVEKATFGRFTFQDAPPLGKHEGPRFAAVYHLLSLAENRRLRLKVFCPDDEMPMVDSVVDVWSSANWYEREAFDLYGIVFNGHPDLRRLLTDYGFVGHPFRKDFPLVGHVEMRYDPEQQRVVYQPVSIEPRVLVPKVIRHDHRYLHPETEEGKSNA